The region cccccgcgttccattagaaaaaagccctgttcTTAGCTATCGGCCACCACCACAAACTAATTATGAGCTGAATGGAGAAGAAAAGGTGATAACCTGTATGGTTTGCTCCAAAGAAACttcacaaaccccccccccacacacacacagagagagagagagagagagagagagagagagagagagcacattcaTTTTAGCTGCTTCTTTTAATGGATGAGTTTTTTAATGAGTTTTTCAAAAGATATTTTCATCTCATTGTTTTTTAGACTGTATATGATGGGGTTTAGCATGGGAGTTAACACACTGTACTGAATGGAGGCCACTCTGTCCAGCTCCTTAAGAGACAGAGAACTGGGTCTCAGATATCGGAAAAAAGCAGACAGATAAAACAAGGAAATGACAATGAGGTGAGagctgcaggtggagaaggctttgctccttcccttggctGACTGAATCTTCAGAATGGCAGAGATGATGTACACATAAGAGATAAGACATGGCAAGAAGGAGGTTACACCGATGAAAACACTAGAAGCATACATAATTACATAATTGAAGAAAGTATCACTGCATGTCAAACTCAAGGGAGAAGGAATTTCGCAGCTGTAGTGGTCGATTGTGTTGAGTCTACAGAATCTGAGGTTCAGCAAAGGCAATGTGTTGGTCAAAGCATCCAAGAAGCCCATGGCCCAGGCTCCTCCCACCAACTGCCTGCAAAGCTGCTGTTTCATGATGGCTGAATACCGCAGAGGGTGACATATAGCGacatagcgatcataggccatcaCGGAGAGAATAAAAACCTCAGTACCAATAAAATGGACGAAGAAGAAGATCTGTGCAAGACACCCTGACACAGAAATGGTTTTCTGCTTTGCTATCAAGTTTTGCAACATTTTGGGGACTGTGACAGAAGAATAGCAGATGTCAACGAAGGCCAGATGACTGAGAAAGAAGAACATGGGTGTGTGGAGGCTGGCCTCATTCCTGATGACCAGAATGATGGCTGAATTGCCGAATAATGTCCCAGCATAGATTATCAGAAACACCAAGAACAGAAAGATGTTCACCTGTGGATCGTTGGAGAGTCCCAACAGTACGAATTCTGTTATTACGGTTTGATTCTCCATGGTGATGTACCGAAAATCTCTAAGATCTGTacatggggaaaaagaaaaagtagaAACATAGAGCGTAGTTATATTTTAGTCCAGTATAGTATGAAAAATTTCACCTGCTATCCAGTTCCTCACAGGTTCGCAGATAAAATCAGGGTCATTGTGTTCAGTCATACCGACTTTCTACTATCTGTTCAGTGTAACACAGCCTTAgagcagtggtggacttccccaactccgcacccagggcaaaggtctgctaTGGCACCCACCTTCGAtagactgcctccccacatgcaaatccaccctcccactcacctggaggGAAACCGAACCTCATGTGGCTCCAGGACTGACCAGGGAAGCCATCTGAGACTTCCCTgtagtcttaaactgtgcttctggcaaaccagtaGCACAGTTTTTGattgtgtcaggagcctcagtaaggcttctgcgCAGTCCTAGAGGCACACAAAGCTCCgcacctagggcatttgccctttTCAGATAATGGCAGATCCACTACTACCTTAGAGTAATTCATCATATCAAGGTTTGTGTAATGCATGATTCCCAATGGGATCAACATTTTCTAGCATACTGCATGATGCATTTTGtttcacattttgcattttgtttcacaggccttgctgagggagagtcagcatggcttctgtaagggtaagtcttgcctcacaaaccttatagaattctttgaaaaggtcaacaggcatgtggatgcgggagaacccgtggacattatatatctagactttcagaaggcgtttgacatggtccctcaccaaaggctactgaaaaaactccacagtcagggaattagaggacaggtcctctcgtggattgagaactggttggaggctaggaagcagagagtgggtgtcaatgggcaattttcacaatggagagaggtgaaaagcagtgtgccccaaggatctgtcctgggaccggtgcttttcaacctcttcataaatgacctggagacagggttgagcagtgaagtggcaaagtttgcagatgacaccaaacttttccgagtggtaaagactggaagtgattgtgaggagctccagaaggatctctccagactggcagaatgggcagcaaaatggcagatgcgcttcaatgtcagtaagtgtaaagtcatgcacattggggcaaaaaatcaaaactttagatataggctgatgggttctgagctgtctgtgacagatcaggagagagatcttggggtgatggtggacaggtcgatgaaagtgtcgacccaatgtgcggcggcagtgaagaaggccaattctatgcttgggatcattaggaagggtattgagaacaaaacggctagtattataatgccattgtacaaatcgatggtaaggccacacctggagtattgtgtccagttctggtcgccgcatctcaaaaaagacatagtggaaatggaaaaggtgcaaaagagagtgactaagatgattacggggctggggcaccttccttatgaggaaaggctacggcgtttgggcctcttcagcctagaaaagagacgcttgaggggggacatgattgagtgtTGACAttttgacatacaaaattatgcaggtgatggacagagtggatagggagatgctctttacactctcacataataccagaaccaggggacatccactaaaattgagtgttgggcgggttaggacagacaaaagaaaatatttctttactcagcgcgtggtcggtctgtggaactccttgccacaggatgtggtgctggcgtctagcctagacgcctttaaaaggggattggacgagtttctggaggaaaaatccattatggggtacaagccatgatgtgtatgcgcaacctcctgattttaggaatgggttaagtcagaatgccagatgtaggggagagcaccaggatgaggtctcttgttatctggtgtgctccctggggcatttggtgggccgctgtgagatacaggaagctggactagatgggcctatggcctgatccagtggggctcttcttatattcttatgttcttatgttcttatgttcttacattacaTGTCGTATCTATCAGTTCTGGCTAGGCTGTGCAGATTATTGAAGACTATCAAAGTTGTACCCAAAAATTTAGTGGGAAAAGGAGGATAAAGATTCAGTGAAAAGGGAGTGAAGCAGAACTACACTTCCTGGTTTTGCTAAACCGTGGTTGGAAAGTCGTTTTTTAAAAGCAGGCAGGAACAGGTGGAAAGCTATATGCTCAGCCTAACTgcttattacttataaataaataataaattacatACCTATAAAAAATGCATCCGATGCATTTTGAGGAATTCCTACATGCCAGTGACCATTTCAGTGTGATAAGAAGGAAATCTAAGATGATTGTAATGATGATCTATTTCTTATTATTCTGCTTTCAGGTGAGAGAGAAATTGCATCCATAAAAATACACAGTTACACCACGAATCAGTTACTAaacaagtgagggcccaatcctatccaactttccagctccagtgtagccacaatgcagccccctgataagggaacaaatgttcccataccttaagaagggcgcagtgactgcccctccaccacagaatgcagcacacaccccattggcacaactgcaccagcactgggaaattggatagaattgggccctaagtgaataACACTGCAATCCATACCTGCACTTTACTGTTATGGATGTTTCAGTCTGTCCTCTTGCAGTAATATAGATGACCAAATGAGAAAATCAGGCCAGCAGTTTGAAGTAAAAAGCACTTCTTATTTCACATTATCAAGTGTGTGCCTAGCTGGAAGTCTCTTCAAATGGTTTGTTGCTCTCCCAGAAGCCTAAGAAGTACAGCAATATGGTCTTCTAAATTTCAGGTATGCCAGGGTTTTACAAAGTCTCAGCGCTACAGACCTGGAGAGGGGAACTCCATATCAAACTGTGGGATTGCAGATCAAATCCTCTTAGCTAAATATATCTTTACAAATTCTGATGAGATGGCACCAAAGTCCAGGTGCATGGATTTCATTCACTCAGCTTTGAATGTAGTTCTGCAAACAACCATCCATAGAAACCTATCCTGTCTTCTATAGTCAGTGTGAAAAAAGAATCCCCTGCATGATCACAGACACCTCAAGAGACTGCTGCTAACTCCACTTACCAGTCAATGAGATTTCTTCAGCCCTTGAGCCTCTGAATTCCCCCTTTTCTACCATAATTATAACTCAACTTGTGCCTGTAGTACCTTTCATTTCCTTTGGGACATAGCTGATAAACATCCTTTTGCTGGTTCAATGGTATTCATGTGGGAAATACTATTGCCATCTTTCCACTTCTTACATTTATTTGCATACTTGCAATTTGCAAACCATGAACCCAAACTGATTTCCTTGCAACCACATGGAACCAGTGTAAAGATGTAACTGGCAATACTGGGGAGACATCATGACAATGGCATACGTATTCCATTCACTCATGACTTTGAAGCATGAGGCCTTCTAAATTATCTCAGTTGTTCACAGAATAGAGGTGGAAGATTCATAAGAACCATCACTCACACACTGGCAAAATTCATCACAAACATCTCTGCACAGCCCCCACAATGTCACTGTTTTCAACAAGAAGACCGGACTCTACTACCAGGCAATACATAAGATACATGGAGCATGCACATACATGGAAAACCGACTATGTGTGCAGGGATTGAGTGCAATGGCTCACAGCACAGCTCCAGGAAACAGCATGAAATGAGAAGAAGTGCTATTGGTCCAGAACGATGTAGCTTTTATTGTAGGAGTTGTAGTACAATAACTGGAAACTGGAATCAAAACAGATAATGCAATACAGGACTTATGAACCCTCATTCACACCAAAATCAGTGGTGTCTTGATCAGAGAAAAATTACTTAAAAGAAGAAGGGGGTGCTGAGTGGGACAAAAATGGAGGGAAAAGATTCAGCTCCTCGGCAAACCATATAACATTTTGTTCTTATGTGATGAAGCTTGTCTTTCCAGTCATCCAGTTACTGTTAATCAAAGTCTTACTTGTCTGCAAAGTATTGACCCTTGTAGTCTTTCATAGATAATTTCAGGGAACCATCCATAGGAAGCCTGGATCTATTCTCTAGGTCTCCTCTTTAATGGTAAAAGATGGTCtaaagagactaagggcccaattctatccaactttccagtttgatggagctgcaatgaagcccccatgtaagggaacaaatattcccttaccttgaagaggcctcagtgacAGCCCTCCaacagcaagatgcagcacatacctcattggcacggctgcatcagaacaggaaaattggataggattgggccctcagacgtcagcagacacacacaaaaatattgaCACCAAAGAGGAAGGATAGCTTCTCATAAATTTGACTGAGTAAGAGATATAGAAGATAGAGGGTGTTTGTGGACTGCCAAAGGCTATGGTGATAGATATTTTAAAgagttaacctaacttctctcaagtgagaaaaaacaaccaaaattagAGCCAAAACCAGGACTAGTGTTTATGTGaaaaacaggataggaaagtcattatgtcaagttgacctgtACAAAAGAACATGCACGTCATAGTGTTCCCAagaaggaaaattccagggtcttgtgtaaccaaagttgtgggacATAAACTCTGCCTTAGAAGAGTAAAGTGACTTCCTACTTAGGGCTGGACCCATGTACCAAACTGTCATGgaatgcccaataaggaggtggaaatgacatgcaatatcacatgggtcagttgTTTATTACAGAGTATAAGTGAAAAGTTCTGGGTGTGGTTCCctgagaaacaaaggaaccaCCAAGGGGTAAATTTCTGTGCCCAGCCTGAATCTGAATCTGtttctaatctgtaaatagctgtaaataaaagccAACATTTTGAAATCTAAAGGCTTTATGACTGTTTAGTATTGCGTCAGAGAACAAATCCTAAAAGTTATTTCCATCAATGGTTACCAAACAATTTCTGGATATTTGCAGGTTAGGCAAACACTCTCACCCACCACCCTTCCTAAATCTTGATATGTTTTCCTTCACATTTATCAGTCTTAATTCGCTGATGAGATAGTAGAACTATGCTGACTGAAAAAGAGGCTGCTTCTTGGTCATCACACCAGAAATAAACTATGTTGTCCCTAAATTCCCTTGCCCATATGTGCATGGTGACCCGAAGCAGCAGAAACTCCAATGAACCCCCAGCCCCCGCTATAATAATTCTGAGACCACTGAGCTGTGCACCACCAATTCTCAAAGTGTACCACTGCAATGGAATGCACCTGGAGCTCTACCTCCAAGAGGCAGTTGACATGCCAACATGACACCACGTTGATGCAAAATAAAAAAGAGTTGATGTCTTCCCTCCTATCAGCAGTAACCCGAATATAATGGTGTAGCAGAGCGAGACTGACCAGGGCATCCCAAATATGCCTTAGAAAGAACTTCGAGGTGCAACAAATCCATAACCAAAACTGAGGTGTCCAATGATGATGGACAAGGAAAGGTCCCACCTTCCTAGAAAGCTTGGCTCAGTGCCTAATCCTACTTAATGTCCCTGCTGATGCATCACTGCCACTGGAGGGCACACTGGATCCTGCAGAGATGGCAGTCCTGGAgagctcctccaggtaagggaaaatttgttcccttgcatgaGGATAACTCTTCAATGCCCCACTGGGTCTGCTTGCAGCAATatagccagcacaagtccaaaTGTACCTGGGAAGATGaatcaaggctaggaaggggaataggatattggctgTGCTACTGCTGCATATACAGCCTCATGGCCTAGATACAAGCTCTTCCCTCAAGtgtctgccccattccttccccttcccaccctgtttgGTCTCCCGAATGCCTTTCATTTGCTTACCAACCCCAGACCATTTTCATAGACTGTGTGGCTGTGCCCACTATCTGCTTGCAGTGGAAGCTGACTGTGCTGAATGGGTGTCACCTTTCACAGCCACCATAAAGCATGATGTTCTGTtcatcattggcaaccttcagtctcggaagactctggtatcgcgctctgaatggcggttctggaacagcgtctagtgtggctgaaaaggccgattcgggagtgacaattccttccacactgggagcaagtgtagtctgtccctggtctgtctccctgactatgcgCCTTCCTTCTTTATTGGAACATGGAATATCATAGGGCTATCAATCATCTTCCACTCTGGAATTAAGATACAGGGCTTCTGTCCAAATACAGGGTAATATTGTAAGTTGACAGTGGAGAGAGCAGGAGAAAAGTGAGTTAAATAGAATTTTAGATGAAGTTGGTGGTTGTTGTTTAGGGAGTGGTAGAGTTACAGCTCTGTTGGACCTACTATGACTATTGGCTTAATCCAATAGCTGGTGTACACCAGCAGTGTTTTGGCTGCATAAACAACTTCATGGCTATCACAAGTGTAACTATACCAGTGTGACTGTGTGTAGCCTGGCTCTGCCACAAGTTTGTGTGATGACAGGGAGAGGAGGCCCACCAATGCCAGTAAGTTTGCACAGGggtcaggaaggaggcagggaggggatagAACAGGGTGGGagatgggcagaaggggtggggaggagggtggtttGGGACAAGGAAGGGAGAGAATCCAAATCCTTTTTCTAAGCCTGATTGGCTGTCATGAGTCAATGAGCACTTGGGCCAGCTTTAgtgctgacacaggtctgagttgacccatgtcagctgctggggtttaccctggggcaagggaacaaatattcccttctgccaaggaggcctcaacatgctgaacCTCTCCTGTGGTTCACCTCAGGGGAAGCCAAATTGGTGCCACTACATAGCTGCTCAGGGAGTTGAATAAGGTTGTGCTGTATACATGCAAGTTGCAATGACTCATGGCACAGCTGAAAGAAATTCTATGAAATGAGAAGTCATAAAAATACTGGTACAAAACAATACAGCTTTTATGGGAGAGTGGTAGTAAAATAATTAGGaagcagaaataaaaaataaggTAATACAATATTTGTAGGTCTGCATTCATATCAGGATCAGTGGTTTCTAGAtagaagagagaaagaggaaatactTAAAAGAAGAAGGGGAGTACATAACAttgcaaaatgtgggttgggGAGAAAGGAGATGTTAACATTATGTGTGGACTTACCCACAGGAATAGCACAAGATTGGGGTCTGAAGTGGCTCAAGGGGAATCAagaggaaactctttcccttacccctgggtaagccaccacagccacaatgggtctcctcagacgtgtGCCACCTTTGGAGGTAGCATAagtcagaggaaagtggagcagAGCAGCCTGCAGCCGCTCCGTGctacttggggaatggggttgagatctggcataactgccaccagccccacctcccactccccatctgcCTACCCCCTGGAGCGCCCTCCACCTGCCgtctcccaccctggaacacctccctcctgcctcatccTCGCCTCCTCTCCATCCGCCCCAGACCCTTCTGTCaaccgagcttggctgacacaaccctccctgcctgagttggcgcagaggctggattcagcctccgcaggtcAGCGCAAGTCCTGTGCCGGTTCGTCCGATTCGTGAGGAGGCGCTAATGTGCTTCACAGAACGTttttgaccctcctgggccagaggGGGAAGGCATCAACTGAAGTCTGCCAAACTAGGTCTGAACCCAGTGTTGCGCACTGGCAGACCTGTCAACAGTTCTGATAAGACTGAGACTAGGAGGGTGGATCTGTCATCCCACTCCAACCCAAGCTTTACTGGTTTTAACAGATATAGGACTTGGGTGTTCCAGAcagcaacccccccaccccaccattccGCATAAGGTCCCTTGCCAGTTCCAACTCTTCACTCACTATCTGTGCTTCCATTATTGCTTCCACAGCTGCCCCCTTGACTTTCTCCACGAAATGTGGTCCCCTACAGAGAAGACAAAAAGTAGATTTGGTCTACGTGCATTTTGCACTCTGTTGAAAAGAGCAGCATGGCAGTGCTTTTTTCAGTTGAGAAACAACTGGCTCCTTCTCTACTCACAATCACAGACAcagcatctagtccagcacctACTCTTCCCCACAGTGTCCTAGCAACTGTTTCAGGGATGCCAGCAAGAAGGAGAAAAAGGCATATATCTTTCTCACCATTAGATCCCTAATGTAGATATTCAAAGACTTGCTGTTGCTCAACCCAGATCAAAGCATATACCCCTCATCAGTCCAGTCCTCCATGACTTCGTCCAGTCCTCCTTAAAGACATCCAAGTTAATGGCTATTACCATAAAGTACTTATGAGCTGCATGGAGAAGTAAAGATAAATCCTGTGTAGTGTGCACCACTGAAGCAACACAGTAACATTTAGGAATCGTTAATACAGATTTGCATAATGCAGAAAGGAAGGGgatttcaacacacacacatacacacacacccatattcCAACTtgtaaaaaatgcattttaaccTACTTACAAAACGCACATGCATCACATCTTTTGGGGTACATGTTTAAACAGATGTGTAGTGTTACCTCCTTCTTTTCATCTCATTATTTTTAAGACTGTATACAATGGGGTTTCGCATGGGA is a window of Tiliqua scincoides isolate rTilSci1 chromosome 5, rTilSci1.hap2, whole genome shotgun sequence DNA encoding:
- the LOC136654230 gene encoding olfactory receptor 5V1-like, with protein sequence MENQTVITEFVLLGLSNDPQVNIFLFLVFLIIYAGTLFGNSAIILVIRNEASLHTPMFFFLSHLAFVDICYSSVTVPKMLQNLIAKQKTISVSGCLAQIFFFVHFIGTEVFILSVMAYDRYVAICHPLRYSAIMKQQLCRQLVGGAWAMGFLDALTNTLPLLNLRFCRLNTIDHYSCEIPSPLSLTCSDTFFNYVIMYASSVFIGVTSFLPCLISYVYIISAILKIQSAKGRSKAFSTCSSHLIVISLFYLSAFFRYLRPSSLSLKELDRVASIQYSVLTPMLNPIIYSLKNNEMKISFEKLIKKLIH